From one Acidimicrobiia bacterium genomic stretch:
- a CDS encoding OB-fold domain-containing protein produces the protein MSETSAPFWDATRDRRLVIQWCTACDAPVWFPRDVCLGCLGDALEWRAASGRGEVYAFTVENKPAMPTPFGDEPYVVALVELAEGPRLMTNVVGCPPQSVTVGMPVQVTWEELSDGRNLPLFEPA, from the coding sequence GTGAGCGAGACGTCGGCGCCGTTCTGGGACGCGACGCGCGACCGGCGACTCGTGATCCAGTGGTGCACCGCGTGCGACGCCCCGGTGTGGTTCCCCCGCGACGTGTGCCTCGGCTGTCTGGGCGACGCGCTCGAGTGGCGCGCCGCGTCGGGCCGCGGCGAGGTGTACGCGTTCACCGTGGAGAACAAGCCCGCGATGCCCACACCCTTCGGTGACGAGCCGTATGTGGTCGCGCTCGTCGAGCTCGCTGAGGGTCCGCGCCTCATGACCAACGTGGTGGGCTGTCCACCTCAGTCGGTCACCGTGGGCATGCCCGTGCAGGTCACGTGGGAGGAGCTGTCCGACGGACGCAACCTGCCCCTGTTCGAGCCGGCCTGA
- a CDS encoding cyclase family protein — protein MGLRERTPPTAEEYAEYRTRFSNWGRWGDDDDFGTLNFVTPEVRRDAARLVREGRVISCSRPIDTHSGPANPYPARHLVAVRDSGEMADFLSMFVHGFADTHLDALCHLATFDGGVTWNGKPLDGYHMPTEHTGTIDFWRDGIVTRGVLYDIPRLRGTACVEPGAPVHGWELADAAAAQAVEPRAGDAVLIRSGYARYFETHGGQPSFLSPAGVHASCIEYLYEHDASMLVWDMQDAPIEDQGIPNPRDIRVPLHVHAVVIPYMGMPILDNADFEPLADACAELGRWEFQFVVAPLVIPRATGSPVNPLAIL, from the coding sequence ATGGGACTGCGCGAGCGCACGCCACCCACCGCCGAGGAGTACGCCGAGTACCGAACCCGGTTCAGCAACTGGGGTCGCTGGGGCGACGACGACGACTTCGGCACGCTCAACTTCGTAACGCCCGAGGTTCGGCGCGATGCCGCGCGGCTCGTGCGCGAGGGTCGTGTGATCTCCTGCAGCCGCCCGATCGACACGCACTCCGGCCCTGCGAACCCCTACCCGGCACGCCATCTCGTGGCCGTGCGCGACTCGGGCGAGATGGCGGATTTCCTCTCGATGTTCGTGCACGGCTTCGCCGACACCCACCTCGACGCGCTGTGCCATCTCGCGACCTTCGACGGCGGCGTCACGTGGAACGGCAAGCCGCTCGACGGGTACCACATGCCCACCGAGCACACCGGCACGATCGACTTCTGGCGCGACGGCATTGTCACGCGCGGGGTGCTGTACGACATCCCCCGCCTGCGCGGCACCGCCTGCGTGGAGCCCGGCGCGCCGGTGCACGGATGGGAGCTCGCCGACGCGGCCGCCGCGCAGGCCGTGGAGCCGCGCGCGGGCGACGCGGTGCTCATCCGCAGTGGCTACGCGCGCTACTTCGAGACCCATGGCGGGCAACCGTCGTTCCTCTCGCCGGCCGGGGTCCACGCGTCGTGCATCGAGTACCTCTACGAGCACGACGCGTCGATGCTCGTGTGGGACATGCAGGACGCGCCCATCGAGGACCAGGGCATTCCCAACCCGCGCGACATCCGCGTTCCGCTCCACGTGCACGCCGTGGTGATCCCGTACATGGGGATGCCCATCCTCGACAACGCCGACTTCGAGCCGCTCGCCGACGCGTGCGCCGAGCTTGGCCGGTGGGAATTCCAGTTCGTCGTCGCGCCGCTCGTGATCCCACGCGCGACCGGCTCACCGGTGAACCCGCTCGCGATCCTGTGA
- a CDS encoding serine hydrolase domain-containing protein, giving the protein MNVDDDVTAAGMDEARLERITEHFERSYMEPGKLAGCQVLVSRHGHTAYERNFGTLMVGDDRPVTDDSIWRIYSMTKPITSVALMSLYERGKFRLTDPVHRYLPEWRDQRVGVVSGDGSLELVEPDRPVQMRDVLTHTAGLSYGWDPNHPVDKLYGETGIRGENVDLEGLGKLLGDLPLKFHPGTAWHYSLATDVCGRLVEVIGDRPFDAFLQEHIFDPLGMIDTGFTVPDDAVDRFTANHGRRPDKSLTVSDHPDDSIYRKPRALLSGGGGLVSTMGDYARFCEMLRRGGELDGHRVLGPETLRFMTRNHLPGGVAMSDIAVGTLGDVGFEGIGFGLGFATTLDPVAAGVIGSAGDFWWGGAASTIFWVDPSQDLFVIFMVQLTPSGTFDFRSQLKALVYPAIVA; this is encoded by the coding sequence ATGAACGTCGATGACGATGTCACTGCTGCGGGGATGGACGAGGCTCGGCTCGAACGCATCACCGAACACTTCGAACGTTCCTACATGGAACCGGGCAAGCTCGCCGGCTGCCAGGTGCTCGTGTCGCGGCACGGGCACACCGCGTACGAGCGGAACTTCGGCACTCTGATGGTGGGCGACGACCGCCCCGTCACCGACGACTCGATCTGGCGGATCTACTCGATGACCAAGCCGATCACCTCCGTCGCGCTCATGAGCCTGTACGAGCGTGGCAAGTTCCGGCTCACGGATCCGGTGCACCGCTACCTGCCCGAGTGGCGCGACCAGCGCGTCGGCGTCGTCAGCGGCGACGGCAGCCTCGAGCTCGTCGAGCCCGACCGTCCGGTGCAGATGCGCGACGTGCTCACGCACACCGCTGGTCTGTCGTACGGCTGGGACCCGAACCATCCCGTCGACAAGCTGTACGGCGAGACCGGCATCCGCGGCGAGAACGTAGACCTGGAGGGTCTGGGCAAGCTGCTCGGCGACCTGCCGCTCAAGTTCCATCCCGGTACCGCGTGGCACTACTCGCTCGCGACCGACGTGTGCGGACGGCTCGTGGAGGTCATCGGCGACCGGCCCTTCGACGCATTCCTGCAGGAACACATCTTCGATCCGCTCGGCATGATCGACACCGGGTTCACCGTGCCCGACGACGCTGTCGATCGCTTCACGGCCAACCACGGCCGACGGCCCGACAAGTCGCTCACCGTCAGCGACCATCCCGACGACAGCATCTACCGCAAGCCGCGCGCGTTGCTCTCGGGCGGTGGCGGGCTCGTGTCCACCATGGGCGACTATGCGCGCTTCTGCGAGATGCTGCGCCGCGGTGGCGAGCTCGACGGCCATCGCGTGCTCGGCCCCGAAACGCTCCGCTTCATGACCCGCAACCATCTTCCGGGCGGCGTCGCCATGTCCGACATCGCGGTCGGCACCCTCGGCGACGTCGGCTTCGAGGGCATCGGCTTCGGTCTCGGCTTCGCCACCACGCTCGACCCGGTGGCCGCGGGCGTGATCGGCTCGGCGGGCGATTTCTGGTGGGGCGGCGCCGCGAGCACGATCTTCTGGGTCGATCCGTCCCAGGACCTGTTCGTGATCTTCATGGTCCAGCTCACGCCGTCGGGCACCTTCGACTTCCGCAGCCAGCTGAAGGCGCTCGTCTATCCCGCCATCGTTGCCTGA
- a CDS encoding ABC transporter ATP-binding protein, whose protein sequence is MDETAIRTVGLTKRYGNVEALSSLDLEVCRGEVLGYLGPNGAGKTTTIRLLLNLAKPTAGRAEIFGLDTTHDAVAAHRHIAYVPGDVALWPSLTGAETLHLLGRLHGRVDDAYRDELIEDFALDPSKKVRAYSKGNRQKVALISAMMTRADLLMLDEPTSGLDPLMEQVFRRHVIDARARGQTVLLSSHILSEAEAVCDRVAILRAGRLIETRTLAEMRSLAAVTVEAILAGPPPDLSNVPRVDAIEIVGNHVRCRVYGDMEPLLDALRAVGVVKLLSHEASLEELFLAHYGAQTA, encoded by the coding sequence ATGGACGAGACGGCGATCCGAACGGTCGGGCTCACCAAGCGGTACGGGAACGTCGAGGCGCTCTCGTCGCTCGATCTCGAGGTCTGCCGTGGCGAGGTGCTCGGGTATCTCGGGCCGAACGGCGCGGGCAAGACCACGACGATCCGGCTCCTCCTCAACCTCGCGAAGCCGACGGCCGGGCGCGCCGAGATCTTCGGGCTCGATACCACTCACGACGCGGTCGCCGCGCATCGCCACATCGCGTACGTCCCGGGTGACGTCGCGCTCTGGCCGTCGCTCACCGGCGCGGAGACGCTCCACCTGCTCGGACGGCTCCACGGTCGCGTCGACGACGCGTACCGCGACGAACTCATCGAGGACTTCGCGCTCGATCCTTCGAAGAAAGTGCGCGCGTACTCGAAGGGCAACCGCCAGAAGGTCGCGCTGATCTCAGCGATGATGACGCGAGCCGACCTCCTGATGCTCGACGAACCCACGAGCGGTCTCGATCCGCTGATGGAACAGGTCTTCCGTCGCCACGTGATCGACGCGCGAGCCCGGGGGCAGACCGTGTTGTTGTCGTCACACATCCTCAGCGAAGCCGAAGCGGTATGCGATCGTGTCGCGATCCTGCGCGCGGGCCGCCTGATCGAGACGCGCACGCTCGCGGAGATGCGCAGCCTCGCCGCGGTGACGGTCGAGGCGATCTTGGCCGGCCCGCCGCCTGATCTCTCGAACGTCCCGCGAGTCGACGCGATCGAGATCGTCGGAAACCACGTTCGGTGCCGCGTGTACGGGGACATGGAGCCGTTGCTCGACGCGCTGCGCGCGGTTGGCGTGGTCAAGCTGCTGAGCCACGAGGCCTCGCTCGAGGAGTTGTTCCTCGCGCACTACGGCGCGCAGACGGCCTGA
- a CDS encoding ABC transporter permease subunit produces the protein MRTPRTERVIMGFAARRATRSALLWGAVFVAMVLWSVLGFTSAYPTFADRVRLANTLGRNRGLAVLIGPARNVDTVAGFTSWRTVGILTLAGAVWGLLLATRLLRGEEDAGVWDLTVAGPTTRRRATVAALGGLGIGLVVLWIVVAVGTVAVGRRHDARFTVGACLFFALVMVLPVALFVAVGALMSQLAGTRRRAAALGASIFGVAFLLRVVANSTDSLHFLEWITPLGWIQQLRPLTGSHLVALVPVVGFLSVLLVVTVLLAGTRDVGAGLLPARDSARSRTRLLGGVFGLAARLGLGLIAGWLAAVVAMGFVFGVVSSGLAESNSTQLDQAVARRGVHGGGSATYLAVLFLMIGSVMTFAAAAHVAATREQEADGHLDHVLTQPVSRTTWLVGRCAIAAGALLATGLAAGVGGWLGVTAQGGGSTFPQLLAAGLNLVAPALLVLGVGTLAHGLIPRYAAGVAYGLSAWSILVVLAGALGSTNASLLDLSVLHHLAPVPATGIRWTAVAALVGLGLVASTAGAFAFSRRDVEGR, from the coding sequence ATGCGCACCCCGAGAACCGAGCGCGTGATCATGGGCTTCGCGGCGCGGCGGGCGACGCGCAGCGCGCTCCTGTGGGGCGCAGTGTTCGTCGCGATGGTTCTCTGGTCGGTGCTGGGCTTCACGTCGGCGTACCCGACGTTCGCCGACCGCGTTCGGCTGGCGAACACGCTCGGGCGGAACCGAGGGCTTGCGGTGCTCATCGGCCCGGCCCGCAATGTCGACACGGTCGCGGGATTTACATCCTGGAGGACGGTCGGCATCCTCACGCTGGCGGGTGCGGTCTGGGGCTTGCTGCTCGCAACCCGATTGCTGCGCGGCGAGGAAGACGCCGGGGTGTGGGACCTGACCGTCGCCGGTCCGACCACGAGACGTCGCGCGACGGTTGCGGCGCTCGGAGGCCTTGGCATCGGACTCGTCGTCCTGTGGATCGTCGTCGCGGTCGGAACCGTTGCCGTGGGGCGGCGCCACGACGCACGCTTCACGGTTGGCGCGTGTCTTTTCTTCGCTCTGGTGATGGTGCTCCCGGTCGCGTTGTTCGTCGCGGTGGGCGCGTTGATGAGCCAACTCGCGGGCACCCGCCGCCGCGCCGCCGCGCTCGGCGCCTCTATTTTCGGGGTTGCCTTCCTCTTGCGCGTTGTGGCGAACAGCACCGACTCGTTGCATTTCCTCGAGTGGATCACTCCGCTCGGGTGGATCCAGCAGCTGCGCCCGTTGACGGGGAGCCACCTGGTCGCTCTCGTGCCGGTCGTCGGTTTTCTCTCGGTCCTCTTGGTCGTGACGGTGCTGCTTGCCGGCACGCGCGACGTCGGCGCGGGTTTGCTGCCGGCGCGCGACTCGGCACGGAGCCGCACCCGTCTGCTCGGCGGCGTCTTCGGGCTCGCGGCGCGACTCGGCCTGGGGTTGATCGCCGGTTGGCTCGCCGCGGTGGTCGCCATGGGCTTCGTGTTCGGTGTCGTGAGCTCGGGGCTCGCCGAGTCGAACTCGACGCAGCTCGATCAAGCCGTCGCGCGCCGCGGCGTGCACGGCGGCGGCTCCGCCACGTACCTCGCAGTGCTGTTCTTGATGATCGGGTCGGTCATGACCTTCGCCGCCGCGGCACACGTGGCGGCGACGCGCGAGCAAGAGGCCGACGGCCACCTCGACCATGTGCTCACGCAACCCGTGTCGCGGACCACCTGGCTCGTGGGCCGGTGCGCGATCGCGGCCGGGGCGCTCCTGGCAACCGGGCTCGCCGCGGGCGTCGGGGGCTGGCTCGGCGTCACGGCGCAGGGCGGCGGGTCGACGTTCCCGCAGCTCCTCGCCGCGGGCCTCAACCTCGTTGCGCCCGCGCTCCTCGTGCTCGGTGTGGGGACCCTCGCGCACGGACTGATCCCGCGGTACGCGGCGGGTGTCGCCTACGGCCTCAGCGCGTGGTCGATCCTGGTCGTGCTCGCGGGCGCGCTCGGATCGACGAACGCGTCGCTGCTCGACCTGTCGGTGCTCCACCACCTCGCGCCGGTCCCGGCCACCGGCATCCGGTGGACCGCGGTCGCCGCCCTCGTCGGCCTCGGCCTCGTCGCGAGCACGGCGGGCGCGTTCGCGTTCTCGCGGCGCGATGTGGAGGGCAGGTGA
- a CDS encoding TetR family transcriptional regulator: protein MPLPGLRERKKQQTRATIQAEALRLFAEQGYDATTCEQLAAAAGVSPATFFRYFPTKEDVVLQDDYDPLLTASLHERPLHEAPVVAVRRALASTLAPLYLTDAVAIRARTQLILSVPALRARMHEQTRKAEKLLAVELAARAGLDPDNLRVRAVAAALAAALTTAVESWASQGGELPARIDEALDALEHHLTHP, encoded by the coding sequence ATGCCCTTACCGGGGCTGCGCGAGCGCAAGAAGCAGCAGACGCGCGCGACGATCCAGGCGGAGGCGCTGCGGCTGTTCGCAGAGCAGGGGTACGACGCCACGACGTGTGAGCAGCTCGCCGCGGCTGCCGGCGTGTCGCCGGCGACGTTCTTCCGATATTTCCCCACGAAGGAAGACGTCGTGCTCCAAGACGACTACGACCCGCTCCTCACCGCGAGTCTGCACGAGCGTCCGTTGCACGAGGCGCCCGTCGTTGCGGTGCGGCGCGCACTCGCGTCGACGCTTGCCCCGCTGTACCTCACCGACGCCGTCGCGATTCGTGCGCGCACGCAGCTGATTCTCTCGGTGCCCGCGCTCCGGGCTCGCATGCACGAGCAAACGCGCAAAGCTGAGAAGCTGCTCGCCGTCGAGCTCGCAGCGCGGGCAGGACTTGATCCCGACAACCTGCGAGTGCGCGCGGTCGCCGCTGCGCTCGCCGCCGCGCTCACCACTGCCGTGGAATCATGGGCGAGCCAGGGCGGCGAGCTCCCCGCGCGCATCGACGAGGCACTCGACGCGCTCGAGCACCACCTCACGCACCCATAA